In Macrobrachium rosenbergii isolate ZJJX-2024 chromosome 49, ASM4041242v1, whole genome shotgun sequence, the following are encoded in one genomic region:
- the LOC136832021 gene encoding protein disulfide isomerase Creld2-like isoform X3: MVLLLQDCDPSDECHANGGYCIRNSQKGDCKGLLFSKECKSALCSCCIDAILKRNECTQMTGICPTNSVCQDKDEGYDCVCNTGFEQCGDVNECVSNPCRGPHFHCVNTVESYNCVCDVGYVNVNGACEDIDECTCSPCIRANTHCANIPGSYACVCENGYDDLNGVCTLTTE; this comes from the exons ATGGTTTTATTGTTGCAAG ATTGTGATCCATCTGACGAATGCCACGCTAACGGTGGCTACTGCATTAGAAATAGCCAGAAAGGAGATTGCAAGGGCCTCTTGTTTTCAAAGGAATGCAAATCGGCCCTCTGTTCCTGCTGCATAGACG CCATACTGAAGCGGAATGAATGCACACAAATGACAGGTATCTGCCCCACAAACTCAGTGTGTCAAGATAAAGACGAAGGCTACGACTGTGTCTGCAATACAGGCTTCGAGCAGTGTGGAG ATGTCAATGAATGTGTCAGCAATCCATGTAGAGGTCCACACTTCCACTGCGTAAACACAGTTGAAAGTTACAACTGTGTCTGCGATGTAGGTTATGTTAACGTCAACGGTGCTTGCGAGG ATATAGATGAATGTACCTGCAGTCCCTGTATTAGGGCAAACACCCACTGCGCAAACATACCCGGAAGTTACGCCTGTGTCTGCGAAAATGGGTATGATGACCTCAACGGTGTTTGCA CACTGACGACAGAGTGA
- the LOC136832021 gene encoding protein disulfide isomerase Creld2-like isoform X1: protein MKAALFLLLGLWFCFARSVNVGNPGNNSHPNDCDPSDECHANGGYCIRNSQKGDCKGLLFSKECKSALCSCCIDAILKRNECTQMTGICPTNSVCQDKDEGYDCVCNTGFEQCGDVNECVSNPCRGPHFHCVNTVESYNCVCDVGYVNVNGACEDIDECTCSPCIRANTHCANIPGSYACVCENGYDDLNGVCTLTTE, encoded by the exons ATGAAGGCGGCATTGTTCCTGCTGTTGGGCCTCTGGTTCTGCTTTGCTCGAAGCGTAAACGTCGGGAACCCG GGGAACAATAGTCACCCAAACG ATTGTGATCCATCTGACGAATGCCACGCTAACGGTGGCTACTGCATTAGAAATAGCCAGAAAGGAGATTGCAAGGGCCTCTTGTTTTCAAAGGAATGCAAATCGGCCCTCTGTTCCTGCTGCATAGACG CCATACTGAAGCGGAATGAATGCACACAAATGACAGGTATCTGCCCCACAAACTCAGTGTGTCAAGATAAAGACGAAGGCTACGACTGTGTCTGCAATACAGGCTTCGAGCAGTGTGGAG ATGTCAATGAATGTGTCAGCAATCCATGTAGAGGTCCACACTTCCACTGCGTAAACACAGTTGAAAGTTACAACTGTGTCTGCGATGTAGGTTATGTTAACGTCAACGGTGCTTGCGAGG ATATAGATGAATGTACCTGCAGTCCCTGTATTAGGGCAAACACCCACTGCGCAAACATACCCGGAAGTTACGCCTGTGTCTGCGAAAATGGGTATGATGACCTCAACGGTGTTTGCA CACTGACGACAGAGTGA
- the LOC136832021 gene encoding protein disulfide isomerase Creld2-like isoform X2: protein MAVESSWFYCCKGNNSHPNDCDPSDECHANGGYCIRNSQKGDCKGLLFSKECKSALCSCCIDAILKRNECTQMTGICPTNSVCQDKDEGYDCVCNTGFEQCGDVNECVSNPCRGPHFHCVNTVESYNCVCDVGYVNVNGACEDIDECTCSPCIRANTHCANIPGSYACVCENGYDDLNGVCTLTTE, encoded by the exons ATGGCTGTTGAGTCTTCATGGTTTTATTGTTGCAAG GGGAACAATAGTCACCCAAACG ATTGTGATCCATCTGACGAATGCCACGCTAACGGTGGCTACTGCATTAGAAATAGCCAGAAAGGAGATTGCAAGGGCCTCTTGTTTTCAAAGGAATGCAAATCGGCCCTCTGTTCCTGCTGCATAGACG CCATACTGAAGCGGAATGAATGCACACAAATGACAGGTATCTGCCCCACAAACTCAGTGTGTCAAGATAAAGACGAAGGCTACGACTGTGTCTGCAATACAGGCTTCGAGCAGTGTGGAG ATGTCAATGAATGTGTCAGCAATCCATGTAGAGGTCCACACTTCCACTGCGTAAACACAGTTGAAAGTTACAACTGTGTCTGCGATGTAGGTTATGTTAACGTCAACGGTGCTTGCGAGG ATATAGATGAATGTACCTGCAGTCCCTGTATTAGGGCAAACACCCACTGCGCAAACATACCCGGAAGTTACGCCTGTGTCTGCGAAAATGGGTATGATGACCTCAACGGTGTTTGCA CACTGACGACAGAGTGA